Proteins from a genomic interval of Medicago truncatula cultivar Jemalong A17 chromosome 3, MtrunA17r5.0-ANR, whole genome shotgun sequence:
- the LOC120579595 gene encoding uncharacterized protein, giving the protein MASKTKGEDIEASGRGASKKQSTDYYVRKDIHSVIDELLEETGDSDTCSENSSSKTTEDIASEIEVQVASGHMLTSSQEYGDGQIAIPFFPTSTTDPLTIEDFDIIEYLEITQTNNDQGEDFWDRLSFLNEDAFKKESLMIQEQFPIASQFASKDFDLYLHMESAFQQFQEEYKGQDNGNENLKAQTTKEFASWIEVQAALGQNLTSSLVNIKLFRNQRTKVFNTVQHQKKQQQQLFPPF; this is encoded by the exons atggcatcaaaaaCGAAAGGTGAGGATATTGAAGCCTCCGGAAGAGGTGCAAGCAAGAAGCAATCAACAG ATTATTATGTGCGCAAGGATATCCATtctgtaattgatgaattactAGAAGAGACCGGAGACTCCGATACCTGTAGTGAAAATTCAAGTTCAAAAACCACTGAAGATATTGCATCTGAAATTGAAGTTCAAGTAGCATCAGGACACATGTTGACTTCTTCACAG GAATATGGTGATGGCCAAATAGCCATACCTTTTTTTCCAACTTCCACAACAGACCCCCTTACAATTGAGGATTTTGATATTATAGAATATCTTGAAATAACTCAGACAAATAATGATCAAGGTGAAGACTTTTGGGATAGACTTTCTTTTCTAAATGAGGATGCTTTTAAGAAAGAAAGCTTAATGATTCAGGAACAGTTTCCTATTGCATCTCAGTTTGCTTCCAAAG ATTTTGATTTGTATTTGCATATGGAGAGTGCATTTCAACAATTTCAAGAAGAATATAAAGGTCAGGATAATGGTAATGAAAATCTAAAAGCGCAAACCACTAAAGAATTTGCATCTTGGATTGAAGTTCAAGCAGCATTAGGACAAAATTTGACTTCTTCACTGGTGAATATCAAACTATTTAGGAATCAGAGAACCAAAGTATTCAATACTGTGCAACATCAGAAAAAACAGCAGCAGCAACTTTTTCCACCATTTTAG
- the LOC25491044 gene encoding probable disease resistance protein At4g27220, producing the protein MECFLTELGKTLMEKVLNKAIEKSRNIFCFTCIVKEFNEEKDKLEEGRATMKEQIQVATNKGKGIKANARLWEEHARKLIQENTETKQSCFFGFCPDCIWRYKRGEELTTKIKEIKDLMVKGEKFENVELDRPLPGVERYSSQYYISFKSRELKCEELLAALRDESNYITGLHGMGGTGKTTLAKEVGKQLKTLEQFDHVIDTTVSVTPVIKKIQDDIAGPLGLKWEDTTKSDRPKKLWSRLTNGEKILLILDDVWRNLNFDDIGIPNRDNHKGCKLLITTRNLRVYNQMVCENTIELDPLNEEEAWTMFKLHADLTDISPKSILDKGRKIATECKCLPVAIATVASSLKGQECREEWDVCLQTLQKPLSKGSVHNDLVYIYKCLKFSYDFLKDKKAEGLFLLCSTFPEDEEISTEVLTRLGIGVGLFEDVYGSYEDARSQAVASKKKLLDSCLLLETEKGDVKMHDLVREVAQLIAKNEIKIVNFSNKSQKSLVESDKKIKYLICEGDLRDLFAFKFDGSELEILIGNMHMEDILHIPISFFENIPRLRVLNLSCHNSYHHPLSLPQSMKPLSNIRSLSFESVDLGDISGFGGLQSLETLELTKCTIDELPREIEKLENFRLLELKNCKVRNNDPFEVIQRCTSLEELYFMNSFNDSCKEITLPTLQRYFLKDVTGYAYMMKYTISRGVSFEWDYLSEATFKYVMETAEVLHLKGTNKGWRNLMPGILPIDNGMNNLIELVLKNCHQVQCLVDTKHNNSEVPSVFSKLVVLKLKEMKNLEELCNGPIFSDSMNNLEELTIQKCGILRSLFKCSINFCNLKNVTIYSCPMLVSVFDLSTSRGLPLLEKLRIDDCEQLENIITTECEEIVDGDNDNNDSYNSMFPNLKFLNIIRCPKLQFVLPCYYAGDFLLLESIWIQNCDELEYIFGQHQDVQLASLKELKLDHVPIFIDIFPKPSFNRYLAQMSYIYR; encoded by the exons ATGGAGTGTTTCCTGACAGAGTTGGGGAAGACACTTATGGAGAAAGTGCTAAACAAGGCAATAGAAAAATCACGCAATATATTTTGCTTCACATGCATTGTTAAAGAATTCAATGAAGAAAAGGATAAGTTGGAAGAAGGAAGGGCAACTATGAAGGAACAAATTCAAGTGGCCACCAATAAAGGAAAAGGTATCAAAGCTAATGCTCGATTATGGGAAGAACATGCTCGAAAGCTCATTCAAGAGAACACCGAGACAAAacaaagttgtttttttggattttgccCTGATTGTATTTGGagatataaaaggggagaggaGTTGACAACAAAGATAAAAGAGATTAAAGATTTGATGGTAAAGGGggagaaatttgaaaatgttgaaCTTGATCGTCCTCTTCCAGGTGTTGAGCGTTATTCTTCTCAATATTACATTTCTTTTAAAAGTAGAGAGTTGAAATGTGAAGAGCTTTTGGCTGCACTACGAGATGAAAGTAATTATATAACCGGATTGCACGGAATGGGGGGCACAGGAAAAACTACATTGGCAAAAGAAGTGGGTAAACAACTTAAGACATTGGAGCAATTCGATCATGTCATCGATACCACAGTGTCAGTTACTCCTGTTATAAAAAAGATTCAAGATGATATTGCTGGACCCTTAGGATTGAAATGGGAGGACACCACTAAATCAGACCGACCTAAAAAGTTGTGGAGCAGATTAACCAATGGTGAGAAAATTCTGCTGATATTGGATGATGTGTGGAGAAATCTCAATTTTGATGACATAGGGATTCCAAATAGAGATAATCACAAAGGATGCAAATTACTTATAACCACACGCAATCTGAGGGTATACAATCAAATGGTATGTGAAAACACAATTGAGCTAGATCCCTTGAATGAAGAAGAAGCATGGACCATGTTTAAATTGCATGCCGATCTAACTGATATTTCCCCCAAAAGTATCCTTGACAAGGGACGTAAAATTGCAACTGAATGCAAATGTTTACCAGTTGCAATTGCTACTGTTGCTAGCAGTTTGAAGGGACAAGAATGTCGTGAAGAGTGGGATGTTTGCTTACAGACCTTACAGAAACCATTGTCCAAGGGCAGTGTTCATAATGACTtggtttatatttataaatgtttGAAGTTTAGCTATGACTTTCTGAAGGATAAAAAGGCCGAGGGCCTTTTCCTTTTATGTTCTACATTCccagaagatgaagaaatttcaACCGAAGTTCTAACTAGGCTTGGCATAGGAGTTGGCCTTTTTGAGGATGTTTATGGTAGTTACGAAGATGCTCGAAGTCAAGCAGTTGCATCAAAAAAGAAACTCTTAGATTCATGTTTATTGTTGGAGACAGAGAAAGGAGATGTGAAAATGCATGACTTGGTTCGTGAAGTAGCACAATTGATAGCAAAGAATGAGATTAAGATAGTAAATTTTTCCAACAAAAGTCAAAAGTCACTGGTTGAAAGCGAtaagaaaatcaaatatttgataTGTGAAGGAGATCTTAGGGATTTATTTGCATTTAAGTTTGATGGTTCTGAACTTGAGATTCTAATTGGCAACATGCATATGGAGGACATTTTGCACATCCCCATTTCATTCTTTGAAAATATTCCAAGGCTTCGTGTTTTGAATTTATCATGCCATAATTCTTATCATCATCCTCTATCGTTACCACAATCAATGAAGCCATTGTCGAATATTCGTTCTCTATCATTTGAAAGTGTTGATTTGGGTGACATTTCTGGTTTTGGAGGCCTGCAAAGTCTTGAGACTCTTGAGTTGACTAAATGTACAATTGATGAACTTCCTCGTGAAATTGAAAAACTGGAGAATTTTAGATTGTTGGAGTTGAAAAATTGTAAAGTTAGAAATAATGACCCATTTGAAGTAATCCAAAGATGCACATCACTTGAAGAATTGTACTTCATGAATAGTTTCAATGATTCTTGTAAGGAAATAACCTTACCAACATTGCAAAGGTATTTTCTCAAAGATGTCACCGGTTATGCTTATATGATGAAATATACAATATCAAGAGGTGTGTCTTTTGAATGGGATTATTTATCAGAAGCAACATTTAAGTATGTGATGGAAACAGCAGAGGTTCTTCATTTGAAAGGAACCAACAAGGGATGGAGAAATCTCATGCCTGGGATTCTTCCTATAGATAATGGTATGAATAATCTAATTGAgcttgttttgaaaaattgtcATCAAGTACAATGCCTGGTAGACACGAAACATAATAATTCTGAAGTACCAAGTGTCTTCTCCAAGTTGGTTGTACTAAAACTCAAGGAAATGAAGAATTTGGAAGAATTATGCAATGGTCCCATCTTCTCTGACTCTATGAACAATTTAGAGGAGCTAACAATCCAAAAATGTGGAATTTTGCGAAGCTTGTTTAAATGCAGCATAAATTTCTGCAATCTAAAGAACGTGACCATATATTCATGTCCTATGCtggtttctgtttttgatctgtCAACTTCTCGAGGCCTGCCGCTGTTGGAGAAATTGCGCATAGATGATTGTGAGCAGTTGGAAAACATAATTACAACTGAATGTGAAGAAATAGTTGATGGTGATAATGATAATAACGATAGTTACAACTCAATGTTTCCAAATCTGAAATTTCTCAATATTATTCGATGCCCCAAATTACAATTTGTACTTCCATGTTACTATGCTGGAGACTTTTTGTTACTAGAATCTATATGGATACAAAATTGTGATGAGCTGGAATACATATTTGGCCAACACCAAGATGTTCAACTCGCTTCACTAAAAGAATTGAAGCTTGATCATGTGCCAATTTTCATCGACATATTTCCAAAGCCTTCATTCAATAGATATCTAGCACAAATGTCTTATATTTATCG GTAG